A genome region from Flavobacterium sp. CFS9 includes the following:
- a CDS encoding DUF4834 family protein has protein sequence MQEASFVNLIKTIMWIVAFYYIFKFLARIFLPVLVKKAVEKAGENFQRQQQYSQDNTWQRTSNNNDEIIIDTANAKKPRETKKVGDYVDYEEID, from the coding sequence ATGCAAGAAGCATCTTTTGTAAATCTGATTAAAACGATAATGTGGATCGTTGCGTTTTATTATATTTTTAAATTTTTAGCACGAATCTTTTTGCCGGTATTGGTAAAAAAAGCAGTAGAAAAAGCTGGAGAGAATTTTCAAAGACAACAACAATATAGTCAGGATAATACATGGCAAAGAACTAGTAATAATAACGATGAAATTATTATCGATACAGCCAATGCAAAAAAACCTCGTGAAACCAAAAAGGTTGGCGATTATGTTGATTACGAAGAAATAGATTAA
- a CDS encoding transporter, whose amino-acid sequence MLKNKNFFTAALCLLPQLFFAQYTDVINSNRPGETMSAYAVGKSVIQAELGVYGIKEKHNLLDYDASGFGTDLTIRYGAFLEKLELIADIQYQMENFDTPYTSYKKNNFRQTVLGAKYLIYDPYKNYKKEANIYSYKANRSFNWHELIPAVSVFAGANFVGKDNPYAFSPQSSISPKVMLITQNLFGGGKWVFVTNIIADYISTDYPSYGYVLTLTRGFNDKWSGFLENQGYKSDFYSDAIVRGGAAYLINPNLQVDASISTNFKNTPSILYGGVGVSWRYDGRYKENQLQTKREDRAKKNKDNELEQKEIDYQAKERKRKSKYE is encoded by the coding sequence ATGTTAAAAAATAAAAACTTTTTTACTGCAGCTCTTTGTTTATTACCTCAATTATTTTTTGCACAGTACACTGATGTCATCAATTCAAACCGTCCCGGTGAAACAATGTCGGCCTATGCTGTTGGAAAATCAGTTATACAGGCAGAACTTGGTGTATATGGCATCAAAGAAAAACACAATTTACTGGATTATGACGCTAGTGGTTTTGGTACTGATCTGACTATTCGTTATGGGGCTTTTTTAGAAAAACTGGAGCTTATTGCGGACATACAGTACCAAATGGAAAATTTTGATACGCCTTACACGAGTTACAAAAAAAATAATTTCAGACAAACGGTTTTAGGAGCCAAATATCTGATTTATGATCCCTATAAAAATTACAAAAAAGAAGCTAACATCTATAGCTACAAAGCCAATCGCAGCTTTAACTGGCATGAGTTAATTCCCGCCGTTTCGGTATTTGCCGGTGCTAATTTTGTAGGTAAAGACAATCCTTATGCATTTTCTCCGCAATCAAGTATTTCTCCAAAAGTCATGTTAATTACTCAAAATCTATTTGGCGGTGGAAAATGGGTTTTCGTAACTAATATTATTGCCGATTATATTTCGACTGATTACCCGAGCTACGGCTATGTGCTTACTCTTACACGTGGATTTAATGACAAATGGTCCGGTTTTTTAGAAAATCAAGGATACAAAAGTGATTTTTACAGCGATGCCATTGTTCGTGGTGGAGCTGCTTACCTAATTAACCCTAACCTTCAGGTGGATGCATCCATAAGCACTAATTTCAAAAACACGCCTTCGATATTGTACGGAGGAGTTGGTGTTTCCTGGCGCTATGATGGACGTTATAAAGAAAATCAATTGCAAACTAAACGAGAAGACAGAGCCAAAAAGAATAAAGATAACGAGCTGGAACAAAAAGAAATCGATTATCAGGCGAAAGAACGAAAACGTAAATCGAAATACGAATAG
- a CDS encoding NYN domain-containing protein, with amino-acid sequence MALSTSKDLKLAVLIDADNVPYSNVKGMMEEIAKFGTPTTKRIYADWTKPNSNGWKGVLLEHAITPIQQYSYTVGKNSSDSALIIDAMDLLYSGKLDGFCIVSSDSDFTRLAIRLRESGMKVIGIGEKKTPNSFIVACDRFIYLEVLDGAIQKKKPKVTTTADTKKPVEKPAEKALHKIDKQTIELIEATIEDIEDDDGWAFLGDVGNLIVKKKPEFDPRNYGFSKLTPMLKSLTDILEIDERESDKKGIKHVYVRLRFN; translated from the coding sequence ATGGCTTTAAGCACTTCAAAAGATCTAAAACTCGCTGTTCTTATTGATGCCGATAATGTACCTTACAGCAATGTAAAAGGAATGATGGAAGAGATTGCGAAATTTGGAACCCCTACCACTAAGCGTATTTATGCTGACTGGACAAAACCAAACTCAAACGGCTGGAAGGGAGTTTTACTGGAACACGCCATTACCCCCATTCAGCAATACAGCTATACCGTTGGAAAAAACTCTTCTGATTCCGCCCTAATCATTGATGCAATGGACTTACTTTACTCCGGAAAATTGGACGGTTTTTGTATTGTTTCCAGCGACAGCGATTTCACACGTCTTGCCATTCGATTAAGAGAATCCGGCATGAAAGTAATTGGTATTGGAGAAAAGAAAACCCCTAATTCTTTTATTGTAGCCTGTGACAGATTTATTTATCTTGAAGTTCTGGACGGAGCTATTCAGAAGAAAAAACCAAAAGTTACGACTACTGCTGATACGAAAAAACCGGTAGAAAAACCTGCTGAAAAAGCACTGCATAAGATTGACAAACAAACCATCGAACTCATCGAAGCCACTATCGAAGATATTGAAGACGATGATGGCTGGGCTTTTTTAGGAGATGTCGGAAATCTTATTGTAAAGAAAAAACCAGAGTTCGACCCCAGAAATTATGGTTTCTCAAAACTGACTCCTATGCTAAAATCACTGACCGATATTCTTGAAATTGACGAAAGAGAATCGGACAAAAAGGGAATTAAGCACGTTTATGTACGCCTGCGATTCAATTGA
- a CDS encoding aminotransferase class I/II-fold pyridoxal phosphate-dependent enzyme, producing the protein MVKDLFERIQDNKGPLGKWASQAEGYYVFPKLEGELGPRMQFHGKNILNWSLNDYLGLANHPEVRKADTDAAAQYGAAYPMGARMMSGHTTYHEQLENELASFVMKESAYLLNFGYQGMVSIIDALVTKNDIIVYDVDSHACIIDGVRLHMGKRFTYKHNDLESMEKNLQRATKMAQETGGGILFITEGVFGMRGQQGKLKEIVAMKQKYNFRLLVDDAHGFGTLGKTGAGAGEEQGVQDEIDVYFSTFAKSMANIGAFVAADKTVIDYLKYNLRSQMFAKALPMIQTIGSLKRLELLRNSSEIKDKLWENVNALQSGLKEKGFNIGDTNTCITPVYLEGSIPEAMVMVNDLRENYGIFLSIVVYPVIPKGIILLRMIPTASHTLADIDETLTAFEAIREKLVNGTYKEIAERTTVDVS; encoded by the coding sequence ATGGTAAAAGATTTATTCGAAAGAATTCAGGACAATAAAGGACCTTTAGGAAAATGGGCTTCTCAGGCGGAAGGTTATTATGTTTTCCCAAAGTTAGAAGGAGAGTTGGGTCCTAGAATGCAATTTCATGGAAAAAATATTTTAAACTGGAGTTTAAATGATTATTTAGGTTTGGCTAATCATCCTGAGGTTCGTAAGGCAGATACTGATGCAGCAGCTCAATACGGAGCAGCATATCCTATGGGAGCTCGTATGATGTCCGGGCACACTACTTATCATGAGCAATTAGAAAATGAATTGGCTTCTTTTGTAATGAAAGAATCGGCTTATTTGTTGAATTTTGGTTATCAGGGAATGGTGTCAATCATTGATGCTTTAGTTACTAAAAATGATATTATTGTATACGATGTAGATTCGCACGCTTGTATTATTGACGGTGTTCGTTTACACATGGGAAAACGTTTCACTTACAAGCACAATGATCTTGAGAGCATGGAGAAAAATCTTCAACGTGCTACAAAAATGGCTCAGGAAACGGGTGGAGGTATTTTATTTATTACCGAAGGTGTTTTTGGAATGCGTGGACAACAAGGAAAATTGAAAGAAATTGTTGCTATGAAACAAAAATACAATTTCCGTTTGTTAGTGGATGATGCACATGGTTTTGGTACACTTGGTAAAACAGGAGCCGGAGCAGGTGAGGAGCAGGGAGTTCAGGATGAAATTGATGTTTACTTCTCTACTTTTGCAAAATCTATGGCTAATATCGGAGCTTTCGTAGCGGCTGATAAAACGGTAATTGATTACTTAAAATATAACCTGCGTTCACAAATGTTTGCTAAAGCATTGCCAATGATTCAGACTATTGGTTCATTGAAACGTTTGGAGTTGTTACGTAATTCGTCTGAAATTAAAGATAAACTTTGGGAGAATGTTAATGCGTTACAAAGTGGTTTAAAAGAAAAGGGATTTAATATTGGAGATACAAATACTTGTATTACTCCGGTTTATCTGGAAGGAAGTATTCCTGAAGCGATGGTAATGGTAAATGATTTAAGAGAAAATTACGGTATTTTCCTTTCTATCGTTGTTTATCCGGTAATTCCGAAAGGAATTATTTTGTTAAGAATGATTCCAACAGCTTCACATACATTGGCTGATATTGATGAAACGTTAACTGCTTTTGAAGCCATTCGTGAGAAATTAGTAAACGGAACTTATAAAGAAATTGCTGAACGTACTACTGTTGACGTTTCGTAA
- a CDS encoding glycosyltransferase family 4 protein gives MEQKKLLIITYYFPPAGGPGVQRWLKFVKYLPEFGIQPIVYVPENPTYPIVDEGLVSEISDKVVVLKNKIWEPYQLASVFSKNKTKKISSGIFPHKKKQTFLDKTFLWIRGNLFIPDARVFWVKPSVAYLERYIKENDIDTIVTSGPPHSLHLIGLELKEKLNVKWFADFRDPWTTIGYHQALRLSDYAAKKHKNLEHKVLNSADTIIVTSKTTKVEFEAITNKPISVITNGYDIENVEKQTLDVKFTLAHIGSFLSDRNPRFLWECLVELLQEIPEFKSHLEIKLIGAVSQEVLDAITEFDLNEYLNLLGYVSHHEAIAHQKKSQVLLLIEINSEDTKSIIPGKLFEYMVSNRPIIAIGPQGSDFADIIKETNTGVFFDYSEKAKLKSVILDFYNQFLEGKLQANGVGLQQYSRKNLTRQLAQLIN, from the coding sequence TTGGAACAAAAAAAACTCTTAATCATTACTTATTATTTTCCACCGGCTGGAGGACCAGGTGTACAGCGTTGGTTAAAATTTGTAAAATACTTACCTGAATTTGGTATACAGCCGATAGTTTATGTTCCTGAAAATCCAACCTATCCCATTGTTGATGAAGGTTTGGTTAGTGAGATTTCTGATAAAGTAGTTGTGCTTAAAAATAAAATCTGGGAACCGTATCAGCTGGCTTCTGTTTTTTCCAAGAATAAAACAAAGAAAATTAGTTCCGGAATTTTTCCCCATAAGAAAAAACAAACTTTCTTAGATAAAACCTTTCTTTGGATTCGTGGAAATTTATTTATTCCGGATGCCCGCGTTTTTTGGGTAAAACCTTCAGTAGCTTATCTCGAGAGATACATCAAAGAGAATGATATTGATACAATTGTTACTTCAGGGCCGCCACATAGTTTACATCTAATAGGCCTGGAATTAAAAGAAAAACTAAATGTAAAATGGTTCGCTGATTTCCGTGATCCCTGGACTACCATTGGATATCACCAAGCCTTGCGTTTGTCAGACTATGCTGCTAAAAAGCATAAAAATCTGGAGCATAAAGTACTCAATAGTGCGGATACTATTATTGTGACAAGTAAAACTACAAAAGTAGAGTTTGAAGCTATCACCAATAAACCAATTTCGGTGATTACCAATGGTTATGACATCGAAAATGTAGAGAAACAAACGTTAGATGTTAAATTTACTTTGGCGCATATCGGATCATTTTTATCCGATCGAAATCCTCGATTTTTATGGGAATGTCTGGTAGAATTGCTTCAGGAAATACCTGAGTTTAAATCACATTTGGAAATCAAATTAATTGGAGCAGTAAGCCAGGAAGTACTGGATGCTATTACAGAGTTTGATTTGAATGAATATTTGAATCTATTAGGATATGTTTCGCATCATGAAGCGATAGCGCACCAAAAGAAATCACAAGTTTTGCTTTTAATCGAAATTAATTCTGAAGATACCAAAAGTATAATTCCGGGTAAATTGTTCGAATATATGGTATCAAATCGTCCAATAATAGCCATAGGACCTCAGGGGTCTGATTTTGCCGATATTATAAAAGAGACCAATACAGGAGTATTTTTTGATTATTCTGAAAAAGCGAAGTTAAAAAGTGTAATTTTGGACTTTTATAATCAGTTTTTAGAAGGGAAACTACAGGCCAATGGTGTTGGTTTACAACAATATTCCAGAAAGAATCTAACCAGGCAGTTAGCACAGTTGATTAACTAA
- a CDS encoding FMN-binding glutamate synthase family protein: protein MRKKFFIYGFLLFLIVLAIYLYTKRGFLLVIILPILLVVGVYNATQKKHAILRNFPVLGYFRYLFEMIAPEIQQYFIERSTDGKPFSRNQRSMVYQRAKNIDSNTPFGTQQNLNHDSYEGIKHSIFPAKVNEELPRVLVGGKDCKQPYLASLFNVSAMSFGSLSENAVRAINIGAQKGNFYQNTGEGGLTEFHLAGGGDITWQIGTGYFGCRDAEGNFSPEKFAEKANLPNVKMIEIKLSQGAKPGHGGVLPAAKNTEQIAQIRGVKAHTTILSPPGHHAFSDSKGLVRFIAQLRELSNGKPIGFKLCIGNTAEFEAICHEMITENIFPDFITVDGAEGGTGAAPLEFADGVGMPFEPALIFVNKTLVGLNIRDQIRIIGSGKIISGYSILHAIALGADMCNSARGFMFSLGCIQALRCHNNECPTGVATQNKMLMKGLVVTDKSDRVYHFHKNTLHSANELLAAAGKKSFSEVDINIFMRGDEFGNLSDSYFPDNLTNVTKH, encoded by the coding sequence ATGAGAAAAAAATTCTTCATCTATGGATTCTTATTGTTTCTAATTGTTTTAGCCATTTACCTTTACACCAAACGAGGTTTTTTACTGGTGATTATTCTTCCTATATTACTAGTCGTCGGTGTTTACAACGCTACTCAAAAAAAACATGCTATTTTAAGAAACTTTCCGGTTTTAGGTTATTTCAGATATTTGTTTGAAATGATCGCCCCTGAAATTCAACAGTATTTTATTGAACGATCAACTGACGGAAAACCATTTTCCAGAAACCAGCGTTCTATGGTTTACCAGAGAGCCAAAAACATCGATTCAAACACACCTTTCGGAACACAGCAAAATCTGAATCATGACAGTTACGAAGGAATAAAACATTCTATTTTTCCTGCAAAAGTTAATGAAGAACTACCTCGTGTACTGGTAGGTGGAAAAGACTGTAAGCAACCTTATCTGGCTTCATTATTTAATGTTTCGGCAATGAGTTTCGGTTCGCTGAGCGAAAATGCCGTCCGTGCCATAAACATTGGTGCTCAAAAAGGAAATTTCTACCAAAACACCGGAGAGGGTGGTTTAACCGAATTTCATCTAGCCGGTGGCGGCGATATCACCTGGCAAATTGGCACCGGATATTTTGGCTGCAGGGATGCCGAAGGCAATTTCAGTCCCGAAAAGTTTGCCGAGAAAGCCAACCTTCCCAACGTAAAAATGATCGAAATTAAACTTTCGCAAGGAGCAAAACCTGGTCATGGGGGTGTACTTCCGGCAGCAAAAAACACAGAACAAATTGCCCAAATCAGAGGCGTTAAAGCCCATACTACAATTCTTTCCCCTCCCGGACATCATGCCTTTTCAGACAGCAAAGGACTTGTCCGTTTTATTGCTCAGCTCCGCGAATTGTCCAACGGAAAACCTATTGGTTTTAAATTATGCATCGGAAATACAGCCGAATTTGAAGCTATTTGTCACGAAATGATTACCGAAAATATTTTCCCTGATTTTATTACGGTAGATGGTGCAGAAGGCGGTACCGGAGCAGCTCCTTTAGAATTTGCCGATGGTGTGGGGATGCCGTTTGAGCCTGCCTTGATATTTGTCAACAAAACATTAGTTGGTTTAAACATTCGTGATCAAATTCGCATTATTGGAAGTGGGAAAATCATTTCCGGTTATTCCATTCTCCATGCAATAGCTTTGGGTGCGGACATGTGTAACAGCGCCCGTGGTTTCATGTTCTCCTTAGGATGCATTCAGGCCTTGCGTTGTCACAATAACGAATGCCCGACCGGAGTAGCTACTCAAAACAAAATGCTCATGAAAGGTTTGGTGGTAACCGATAAATCCGATCGTGTGTATCATTTTCACAAAAACACCTTACATTCTGCCAACGAACTTTTAGCAGCAGCAGGCAAAAAAAGTTTTAGTGAGGTCGATATTAATATTTTCATGCGTGGCGATGAATTTGGTAATTTATCCGACAGCTATTTCCCGGACAACTTAACCAATGTAACTAAACATTAA
- a CDS encoding YfhO family protein, with product MKIVNKFYPHALVILGFILVSLIYFYPVLQGKQIFQSDIAQYTGMAKEQNDFRAAEHSEPYWTNSAFGGMPTYQLGANYPNDFVGKLDDALRFLPRPADYLFLYFLGFYGLLLVLKTDPLKAFIGAIAFGFSTYLIIILGVGHNAKAHAIAYMPLVIAGFILVFQKKYIWGGLLTMFAVALEVNANHFQMTYYLLIFLLILSAYFTFNFIKEKEYKPLLTAIGVLTVAGIFAIGSNATNLLATSEYAKFSTRSNSELTFNPDGSKKTNENALSREYITEYSYGIAESFNLIAPRLFGGSNHENVGTDSRMYSFMIEQGVPSEQAQDFVSGMPTYWGDQPIVAAPAYIGVVVFFLAVLALFIDDRRIKYVFFTGALVSLILSWGKNFALLTDFFIDYVPMYDKFRAVSSIQVILELCFPVLAVMGLQSFFKAKEEPKLQQKALVQTGVFGLGVILILVFAKSMFHFTGSSDNYFLESYGPAFVDALKEDRKSLYSADLLRSGFFIVITFGILWLFIKNKIAQNTTLIIVGLLMIFDLFFVDKKYVSAKDFVSPVQIAAPFQETPSDAQILKDTTHYRVFEVNGNMSSARASYFHHSLGGYHAAKPRRIQQLFDYQIAKNNVEVLDMLNVKYIIQTDKEGKEFPTVNPNVNGNAWFVSTVKLVNKPDDVMKALDHIDTKTVAVFNVREHEGKFRNARMKKQWDTTGTIQVVQYKPNYIKYKSNNGKDGLAVFSEIYYKNGWNAYIDGKLTDHFPVDYVLRAMEIPGGEHTIEFKFEPQVVKTGSVITLASCIGMLLLLVGGVYFERKKAKA from the coding sequence TTGAAAATAGTAAATAAGTTCTATCCGCATGCCCTTGTTATCCTGGGCTTTATCCTCGTTTCTTTAATTTATTTTTACCCGGTTTTACAAGGAAAACAAATTTTCCAGTCGGATATTGCTCAATATACCGGAATGGCGAAAGAGCAAAACGATTTTAGAGCTGCAGAGCATTCTGAACCTTATTGGACCAATTCTGCGTTTGGAGGTATGCCGACTTATCAGCTTGGAGCGAATTACCCAAATGATTTTGTGGGGAAATTAGACGATGCTTTGCGTTTTCTTCCTCGTCCTGCCGATTATTTATTTTTATATTTCTTAGGCTTTTACGGGCTGTTGCTGGTTTTAAAAACCGATCCTTTAAAAGCATTTATCGGGGCAATTGCCTTTGGTTTTTCGACTTACCTGATTATCATTCTTGGTGTAGGGCATAATGCAAAAGCCCATGCTATTGCTTATATGCCACTTGTTATCGCCGGATTCATACTTGTTTTTCAAAAAAAATACATTTGGGGTGGCCTGCTCACCATGTTTGCGGTTGCATTAGAAGTTAATGCCAACCACTTTCAAATGACGTATTATTTATTGATTTTCTTATTGATACTTTCAGCTTATTTTACTTTTAATTTTATCAAAGAGAAAGAATATAAACCGCTTTTAACCGCTATTGGTGTTTTGACCGTAGCCGGAATTTTTGCTATTGGTTCCAATGCCACTAATTTATTGGCAACTAGTGAATATGCTAAATTTAGTACACGTAGCAACAGCGAATTGACTTTTAACCCTGATGGTTCTAAAAAGACCAACGAAAATGCACTAAGCCGTGAATATATTACCGAATATAGTTACGGAATTGCAGAAAGTTTTAACCTGATTGCTCCAAGACTTTTTGGAGGTTCAAATCATGAAAATGTAGGAACAGATAGCCGTATGTATTCCTTTATGATTGAGCAGGGAGTACCGTCAGAGCAGGCGCAGGATTTTGTATCGGGAATGCCTACGTACTGGGGAGATCAGCCTATCGTGGCAGCCCCGGCTTATATTGGAGTTGTGGTTTTCTTTTTGGCAGTTTTAGCTTTATTTATTGACGATCGAAGAATAAAATATGTATTTTTTACAGGAGCATTAGTGTCGCTAATACTTTCCTGGGGGAAAAACTTCGCGTTACTGACAGATTTCTTTATCGATTATGTTCCAATGTACGACAAATTTAGAGCAGTGTCTTCGATTCAGGTTATTTTGGAATTGTGCTTCCCTGTTTTGGCTGTTATGGGATTACAATCGTTTTTCAAAGCTAAAGAAGAGCCTAAATTACAGCAGAAAGCGCTGGTACAGACAGGAGTTTTTGGATTAGGCGTTATTTTGATTTTAGTATTTGCTAAAAGCATGTTTCATTTTACAGGCAGCAGTGACAATTATTTCTTAGAAAGTTACGGACCTGCTTTTGTAGATGCTTTAAAAGAAGACAGAAAAAGTTTGTATTCTGCTGATTTATTGCGCTCAGGCTTTTTTATCGTGATTACTTTTGGAATCCTTTGGTTGTTCATTAAAAATAAAATAGCTCAAAATACTACTTTGATTATCGTTGGTCTTTTAATGATTTTTGATTTGTTTTTTGTCGATAAAAAGTACGTATCAGCCAAAGATTTTGTGAGTCCGGTACAAATTGCAGCACCATTTCAGGAAACACCTTCTGATGCTCAGATTTTAAAAGATACAACACATTACAGAGTTTTTGAAGTAAATGGCAACATGTCAAGTGCACGTGCTTCTTATTTTCATCACTCTTTAGGTGGATACCATGCTGCAAAACCAAGAAGAATACAACAACTTTTTGATTATCAGATTGCAAAAAACAATGTCGAAGTTTTAGACATGTTGAATGTGAAATACATCATCCAAACGGATAAAGAAGGAAAAGAATTTCCAACTGTAAATCCAAATGTTAACGGAAATGCATGGTTTGTCAGCACCGTTAAATTGGTAAATAAACCGGATGATGTAATGAAAGCATTAGATCATATTGATACTAAAACAGTAGCGGTTTTCAACGTTCGTGAGCATGAGGGTAAATTTAGAAATGCCCGAATGAAAAAACAGTGGGACACTACAGGAACCATTCAGGTAGTACAATACAAGCCTAATTACATCAAATACAAATCAAACAACGGAAAAGATGGTTTGGCTGTTTTTTCTGAAATCTATTATAAGAATGGATGGAATGCCTATATTGATGGCAAACTTACCGATCATTTTCCTGTAGATTATGTTTTAAGAGCTATGGAAATTCCGGGCGGTGAGCATACTATCGAATTTAAATTTGAACCTCAGGTGGTTAAAACAGGAAGTGTAATTACGTTGGCAAGCTGTATTGGAATGTTACTGCTTCTGGTTGGTGGGGTTTATTTTGAAAGGAAAAAGGCGAAAGCTTAG
- a CDS encoding GTP cyclohydrolase, which translates to MITIKEAITKKELTDYIKFPFSIYKDNAYWVPPIVADELESFDKTKNPAFDNAEAYFYLAYRNNEIVGRITAIINWSEVNDQHKRKVRFGWFDTIDDIEVTKALLDKVYELGKKHNLEHVEGPMGFSNLDKVGVLTAGYDQLGTMITWYNHPYYVTHFEQLGFQVEKEYIESIFPFSNVKPEFFLKAQELIKKRYGLRALTFTKTKDIMPHVDKMFDLFNDSYAKLASFVAISDIQKEYFKKKYISFINPEYIKFVVDKDDNLIAFSIVMPSFSEALQKAKGKLFPFGFMHLLKARKKSKDVVFYLIGVHPDYQNKGVTAIIFDEYYKTFLEKGIQNCIRTPELADNTAIHLIWKNFDPKVHCERKTYLKYL; encoded by the coding sequence ATGATTACAATTAAAGAAGCCATAACCAAAAAGGAATTAACTGACTATATCAAATTTCCGTTTTCAATCTACAAAGACAATGCCTACTGGGTTCCCCCTATTGTGGCAGATGAATTAGAGTCATTTGACAAAACTAAAAATCCTGCTTTTGACAATGCCGAAGCCTATTTTTATCTGGCTTACAGAAACAATGAAATAGTAGGACGAATTACGGCTATCATCAACTGGTCTGAGGTAAATGACCAACATAAAAGAAAAGTTCGATTTGGATGGTTTGATACAATAGACGACATCGAAGTCACAAAGGCCTTGTTGGACAAAGTTTACGAATTAGGAAAAAAACACAATCTGGAGCACGTTGAGGGTCCCATGGGATTCTCAAATCTGGACAAAGTTGGGGTTCTTACAGCTGGTTATGATCAATTAGGAACTATGATTACATGGTACAACCATCCTTATTATGTAACACATTTTGAACAATTAGGATTTCAGGTTGAAAAAGAATACATCGAAAGTATTTTTCCTTTTTCAAATGTGAAACCAGAGTTTTTCCTTAAAGCACAGGAACTTATCAAAAAAAGATACGGATTACGCGCCTTAACTTTCACTAAAACTAAGGACATTATGCCGCATGTCGACAAAATGTTTGATTTGTTTAATGATTCTTACGCCAAATTAGCTTCGTTTGTTGCCATTTCAGACATTCAGAAAGAGTATTTCAAAAAGAAATACATCAGTTTTATCAATCCGGAATACATCAAATTTGTCGTAGACAAAGACGACAATCTGATTGCCTTTAGCATTGTTATGCCAAGCTTTTCCGAAGCTTTACAAAAAGCAAAAGGAAAATTATTTCCATTTGGATTTATGCATTTACTGAAGGCTCGTAAAAAGAGTAAAGATGTTGTTTTTTACCTGATCGGAGTCCATCCGGATTATCAAAATAAAGGAGTTACCGCTATTATTTTTGATGAATACTACAAGACATTTTTAGAAAAAGGAATTCAAAATTGCATCAGAACACCTGAATTAGCTGACAATACAGCCATTCATTTAATCTGGAAAAACTTTGACCCAAAAGTACACTGTGAGAGGAAAACGTATTTAAAATATCTGTAA